The genomic DNA AACGCGCATGTAACCCGCCAGCACAACCAATTTGGCGCCCGAATGCCGGATGGTTTGTGCCAAGGCGGATTCGATTTCCGGTTCGAGTTTGGTTTTGAATTTTCCCGTCGGGCAGACGTAGGTGGGGAGGCCGCGTGCGGCGGCGTGTTCGAGGATGGGGGCATGGGGCAGGTCGCTGGCCACGAGGACGATCCGGGCGGGGATTTCGCCGCGGTCGATGGCATCGGCGAGGGCGAGAAAATTGGAGCCCCGGCCCGAGCCGAGGACGGCGACCGGCAGGAGAGGGCCATGCGTCATGGTTGTCTCATCCGGTTGACTAGAGAGGTGGTGGAACGGCCGGGGACGAGCTGGAGGAGCTCGATGCGGGAGCCAGCAGCTTCGAGGATTTTCCGTTCCTCGGGGTCGAGGGTGTCCAGGGTGTAGTCCCCCCCCTTGGCGTAAATGTCCGGTCGTGCGGCGGCCAGGAAGGCGGTGGCCCGGGAGCCGGGAAAGATACAGACGGCATCGACGCAGGCCAGGCCGGCCAGGACTTCGGCGCGGTCGCTGGCGGTGTTGAGCGGGCGGTTGGGGCCTTTGAGTTGGCGCACACCTTCGTCGTCGTTGATGCCGACCAGCAGTAGTTGCCCGAGGGTTCGGGCGTGTTGGAGGTAGCGCA from Candidatus Methylacidiphilales bacterium includes the following:
- a CDS encoding adenylyltransferase/cytidyltransferase family protein; this translates as MNFPKCVAFNDLENWRQSSAASGSWVVTNGCFDLLHVGHVRYLQHARTLGQLLLVGINDDEGVRQLKGPNRPLNTASDRAEVLAGLACVDAVCIFPGSRATAFLAAARPDIYAKGGDYTLDTLDPEERKILEAAGSRIELLQLVPGRSTTSLVNRMRQP